In Pararge aegeria chromosome 17, ilParAegt1.1, whole genome shotgun sequence, one genomic interval encodes:
- the LOC120630947 gene encoding uncharacterized protein LOC120630947, whose product MSFDKAPEIKSREIDKIKRRHKIDETAIATVFKGSEDTFQNPKMDTTSENAGKPTELCLQGNSHLISSTTSSLADTPGDSGVLCLDSEASEATSQALMSHSLIGAEELTCDSIYDAAPSGSQDMIKSTNSSIMTRSDIDNQNVGGPDDIVPELLVEAHTKPTYENLPDVVLKALESEKVCTEETKKSALRTSEPKKSLSEDIVYRRRCRKKSLNGASSQKKRVSFHEDILNNTKTDNIHIERGFVSYGPDSSYCDRFRQKNAINDRFSWCASGDKTPKYAADVAQQTMSDILTYGDSKQDRSGIFEYCQVYRQSNDDNKDRDNNNDPKPNGKLYNCDSNSSDSNFSCDSESSSSESLSSNSNKTETLPVHKKTDKTQKSYSCDGFENSGHVAFIRKTYFSEADIDQSHDRKNKPLEVTQSPITVKSVLKKKRYITTNIVEERKNNNKVLNLLDANNIIDSLKKFYKNFNFNFAPEKGLPETSFELNTVVEALPCDVNQNKKLSKSLDSGFHMDDEDDFVEINLNSQHLEAEKPKELSGPKNPVAGDRTPNEGSPRHKLTLNMTTQRDKKLVNKGEVLPSLSKYVVNCESTVYEHKGVSYSYVHDTFQTAFEAPKETFVPIPESTPVKELLTSSSKQDLSSKQSDVDTSSRTSTPKRQFNKNVQDEADQKNGLSKHLSSPKKQNVNRYSRKSASTVQQKNDETPQPISDNCSNTDNSTLKGADDFIDEFFDSPSMQKLQTNKSALLSRYLKNVCQRKDLELKIKNNKFFQFKIRMERQFPSIVYPFKDVSETFHISAARMARLIDKEMIENKRLSVRLLTAEEPSYFDSFEDNVAIECNEKLRLQIFSYPNETLNRMMKVQSPYNMEDGSWTPLLVFITDYALYVASVSPGGTEYDILCRLPHNELDAIAVGPEAQYIQVIDIAGNIACSVVTGESTLGARLASSLEWSARISPLRIQRPPAMLPLNCRHLASAVTRQRHEKRVPPILFYGRACSGDAEDRLIEAPGAFAPPLEGYLMCKTEKSKRFEPCYFLLRAGILHWGPHSPDGTPLPNNISLRSVVGVRRHVDASRRPHCFEIALVDSSRLLLAAPDDPTASSWLQSLLLHAAQALEEKDGAKKTDLRAGGPPPACTVLVTPFEVISLRDTLDLAFVAGAAAYLKDRGSDALLKEYIEEMRTDIEILACGSIKNLTAFKIPDTDENWCCLEWSVCEARERGAGLALVLSSSSELERLIAALEQAYAHLTHEPFPLSVVEASKSACSAAHTKYEASWSHMLPQQ is encoded by the exons ATGTCGTTCGACAAGGCACCTGAAATAAAGAGCAGAGAGATCGATAAAATCAAACGTCGTCATAAAATTGACGAAACTGCTATTGCAACTGTGTTTAAAGGTAGCGAGGATACATTCCAGAACCCGAAAATGGATACAACAAGCGAGAATGCCGGCAAACCTACCGAGTTATGCCTTCAAGGCAACTCGCATCTCATATCTAGTACAACTAGCAGTCTGGCCGATACGCCCGGTGATTCTGGTGTTCTATGTTTGGATAGTGAAGCTTCCGAGGCAACGAGTCAAGCTCTTATGTCGCACAGTCTCATTGGAGCGGAGGAGCTCACTTGTGATAGTATTTACGATGCAGCACCTTCTGGCTCCCAGGATATGATCAAGAGTACCAACAGCAGTATTATGACTCGTAGTGATATAGACAACCAAAACGTCGGTGGTCCAGATGATATTGTACCTGAACTCCTTGTTGAAGCACACACAAAGCCTACATACGAAAACTTACCAGATGTGGTTTTAAAGGCTCTGGAAAGTGAGAAGGTTTGTACAGAGGAGACTAAAAAGTCAGCATTAAGAACATCTGAACCCAAGAAATCTTTATCTGAAGATATTGTGTACAGGAGGAGGTGTCGAAAAAAGTCTCTAAACGGAGCTAGTTctcaaaaaaaaagagtatcCTTCcatgaagatattttaaataatactaaaacagACAATATTCATATAGAACGAGGATTTGTATCTTACGGGCCTGATAGTTCTTATTGTGATAGGTTTAGGCAGAAAAATGCTATTAATGATAGGTTTTCATGGTGTGCTTCTGGTGATAAAACACCAAAATATGCAGCAGATGTAGCCCAGCAAACAATGTCCGATATTTTAACTTACGGAGACTCAAAACAAGATAGGAGTGGAATATTTGAATATTGCCAAGTTTATAGACAGAGTAATGATGACAATAAAGATAGAGATAACAACAATGATCCAAAACCAAATGGCAAGTTATACAACTGTGATTCTAACAGCTCGGATTCCAATTTTAGTTGTGACTCTGAGTCGTCCTCTAGTGAATCCCTATCCTCAAActcaaataaaactgaaacatTGCCAGTACACAAGAAAACAGATAAGACACAAAAATCATACTCCTGTGATGGATTTGAAAATAGTGGACATGTTGcatttataagaaaaacataTTTCTCTGAAGCTGATATTGATCAATCACACGATCGCAAGAATAAACCTCTTGAAGTAACCCAGAGTCCAATTACAGTTAAATCTGTCCTCAAGAAAAAGAGATACATTACAACAAATATTGTAGAggaaaggaaaaataataataaagtgttAAATCTACTAGATGCTAATAACATAAttgattcattaaaaaaattctataaaaatttcaacttCAATTTTGCACCTGAAAAAGGCTTACCGGAGACCAGTTTTGAACTAAATACCGTAGTTGAGGCATTACCCTGTGATGTTAATCAAAACAAGAAGCTTTCTAAAAGTTTAGATTCTGGTTTCCATAtggatgatgaagatgattttGTTGAAATTAATTTGAACTCACAACATCTGGAAGCTGAAAAACCTAAAGAATTATCCGGACCAAAAAATCCTGTTGCAGGAGATAGAACACCAAATGAAGGATCACCACGCCACAAACTAACCCTGAACATGACAACACAGCGTGACAAAAAACTTGTTAACAAAGGAGAGGTTTTACCCTCACTCAGCAAATATGTCGTTAATTGTGAAAGCACTGTGTATGAGCACAAAGGTGTATCATATAGCTATGTCCACGATACATTCCAAACTGCTTTTGAAGCACCCAAGGAGACTTTCGTACCCATTCCAGAATCTACACCAGTTAAAGAGTTACTAACATCTTCAAGCAAACAGGATTTAAGTTCAAAACAGTCCGATGTTGATACCTCAAGTCGGACATCAACACCAAAGCGacaatttaacaaaaatgtCCAGGATGAGGCAGATCAGAAAAATGGACTATCAAAACATTTGTCTTCACCCAAGAAACAGAATGTTAATAGATACAGTCGCAAGTCTGCATCAACGGTGCAGCAGAAAAATGACGAAACCCCTCAACCAATTAGCGATAATTGTTCTAACACAGACAACTCAACCTTGAAGGGTGCGGACGATTTCATTGATGAGTTTTTCGACAGCCCTTCTATGCAGAAACTGCAAACGAACAAATCCGCTTTGCTGAGCAGATATCTTAAAAATGTATGCCAAAGGAAAGACTTagaattgaaaataaagaataacaaaTTCTTTCAATTCAAGATAAGAATGGAGCGACAGTTTCCGAGTATCGTGTATCCGTTCAAAGATGTGTCGGAAACGTTCCATATTTCCGCCGCAAGGATGGCCCGTCTTATTGACAAAGAAATGATAGAGAACAAAAGGCTGTCTGTACGACTGCTTACAGCCGAGGAGCCATCATACTTCGACAGTTTTGAAGACAATGTCGCCATTGAATGCAATGAAAAACTGAGACTACAAATATTCTCATACccaaatgaaactttaaatagG ATGATGAAAGTCCAGTCTCCATATAACATGGAGGATGGTTCATGGACACCTCTCCTAGTTTTTATAACAGACTATGCCCTCTATGTAGCCAGCGTGAGTCCTGGTGGTACGGAATATGACATCCTATGCCGATTACCTCACAACGAATTAGATGCCATCGCG GTTGGTCCTGAAGCACAATACATTCAAGTGATCGATATAGCAGGCAATATTGCTTGCTCCGTCGTTACCGGCGAGTCGACCCTTGGTGCAAGACTAGCATCTTCTCTAGAATGGAGTGCACGAATATCGCCGCTTCGAATCCAGCGCCCACCTGCAATGTTGCCGCTAAATTGTCGCCATCTTGCCTCTGCGGTGACCCGACAGAGGCATGAGAAGAGG GTACCACCCATTTTATTCTACGGTCGCGCATGTTCAGGCGACGCTGAAGATAGACTCATAGAAGCCCCTGGAGCATTCGCACCACCTCTTGAAGGATACTTGATGTGCAAGACTGAAAAGAGTAAACGCTTTGAACCCTGTTATTTCTTACTCAG GGCTGGAATCCTCCACTGGGGTCCACATTCACCGGACGGTACCCCGCTACCAAACAATATATCCCTGCGTTCAGTAGTAGGAGTGAGAAGACACGTAGACGCATCCCGAAGACCACATTGTTTCGAGATAGCTCTGGTTGACTCGAGCAGATTGTTACTGGCAGCTCCTGATGATCCTACAGCTTCCTCGTGGTTGCAATCGTTACTGCTTCACGCAGCCCAG GCCTTAGAAGAAAAAGATGGTGCGAAGAAGACAGACCTTCGAGCGGGTGGTCCCCCACCAGCCTGTACCGTCCTGGTGACTCCATTTGAAGTGATCAGCTTACGAGATACTCTAGACTTAGCATTTGTTGCGGGTGCAGCTGCTTATCTTAAAGATAGAG